In one Lachnospiraceae bacterium GAM79 genomic region, the following are encoded:
- a CDS encoding YARHG domain-containing protein, translating to MFCSNCGCELQDGWSVCPNCGMRIEEEGRTSQMNVGTNQYDPNSVQMQGQPLRSQPPQKPSSGGLSGWKKWLLIVVGIAVLTVIVGFVVYKVESKLSDNRRDADKTVETTEATEQEDTQVSTGQDTEVTTESVVSEESDDTKAPYSADMVVDSNISTQVQCEGYTAVYHLPHINYEGDACGNVNEQIEKLGKNYMNEDGNVCIGIGYKWAVYGDILSLLVSVDFDWDATEYTIYNINLKKDVMLSEDDLLGAVNLDISAYESAVRNALDQYFWSLYGEDNKSDEALNETYNQTIADSNIKDAVPYINKDGVLCVSAKIYSIAGANYYYHMVEVQELEDSCTFSGESAEYDSNANVDYSANEIQTSDDYILPNSDSEYISDSDLDGLTADECRLALNEIYARHGRKFNDPDYRAYFNSKSWYNGTIDPDDFDDTALFNKYEIANRDYIIDYEKRMGYK from the coding sequence ATGTTTTGTAGTAATTGTGGATGTGAATTACAGGATGGTTGGTCGGTGTGTCCGAATTGTGGTATGCGGATAGAAGAAGAGGGGCGGACTTCACAGATGAATGTGGGAACGAATCAATATGATCCGAATTCAGTACAGATGCAGGGGCAACCTTTACGATCGCAACCGCCACAGAAACCATCTTCGGGTGGTTTATCGGGATGGAAGAAATGGTTGTTGATCGTTGTGGGGATTGCTGTATTAACAGTGATTGTAGGATTTGTGGTTTATAAAGTCGAAAGCAAGTTATCTGATAATAGAAGAGATGCAGATAAGACTGTAGAGACCACGGAAGCGACGGAGCAGGAAGATACGCAGGTATCAACCGGGCAGGATACAGAAGTGACAACAGAGAGTGTAGTATCGGAGGAGTCAGATGATACGAAAGCGCCATATTCGGCAGATATGGTTGTAGATTCGAATATTTCTACCCAGGTTCAGTGTGAGGGCTATACGGCAGTATATCATTTACCTCATATCAATTATGAGGGAGATGCGTGTGGCAATGTGAATGAGCAGATCGAGAAGCTTGGAAAAAATTATATGAATGAGGATGGAAATGTCTGTATAGGAATCGGCTATAAATGGGCTGTGTATGGAGACATATTATCTCTGCTGGTATCGGTTGATTTTGACTGGGATGCGACGGAATACACGATCTACAACATCAATCTGAAAAAGGATGTCATGTTATCAGAGGACGATCTGCTTGGAGCAGTAAATCTGGATATTTCGGCATATGAAAGCGCGGTAAGAAATGCGTTGGATCAGTATTTCTGGTCATTATATGGCGAAGATAATAAATCAGATGAGGCGTTGAATGAGACTTATAATCAGACAATCGCAGATTCAAATATCAAGGATGCAGTACCTTATATCAATAAAGATGGCGTATTATGTGTCTCAGCGAAGATTTATTCTATCGCAGGTGCCAATTACTATTATCATATGGTAGAGGTACAGGAGCTTGAAGATTCCTGTACATTCAGCGGAGAAAGTGCAGAGTATGATTCAAATGCAAATGTAGATTACAGTGCAAATGAAATTCAGACTTCAGATGACTATATTCTGCCAAACAGTGATTCGGAATACATATCGGACAGTGATCTGGATGGTCTGACAGCAGATGAATGTCGTCTTGCGCTCAATGAAATATATGCTCGTCACGGAAGAAAGTTTAATGATCCGGATTACCGGGCATATTTCAATTCCAAGAGCTGGTACAATGGAACAATCGATCCGGATGATTTTGACGATACCGCTTTATTTAATAAATATGAGATTGCAAATAGAGACTATATCATCGACTATGAGAAGCGGATGGGATATAAGTAG
- a CDS encoding YlmH/Sll1252 family protein: MNTDFLLQGHLNDLANKAYQKNIYTFTNFLSASDLDIFYSMLPDISHIPYEIFGGRDGCDRVMIRFGSEDTTGYDLPFPITILQITPLMDKFSDELSHRDVLGSLMNLGIEREMTGDIIMKASSRSGIRNTAYVFCVSSIADYISENLTRIKHTSVRCIPCPDSDLPDITSTLEECQCIAASERIDAVIAAVTKLSRSQTVILFREKKVFLNNRVLENNSYTLKPDDTFSIRGYGKFIYKGCGKETRKGRIYITLERYV; this comes from the coding sequence ATGAACACCGATTTCTTATTACAGGGTCATTTAAATGATCTGGCAAACAAAGCCTACCAAAAGAACATTTACACATTTACTAATTTTTTGTCTGCATCCGACCTGGATATTTTTTATAGTATGCTACCGGATATTTCTCATATTCCATATGAGATTTTCGGAGGAAGAGACGGCTGCGACCGCGTAATGATACGATTCGGTTCCGAGGACACAACAGGTTATGATTTGCCCTTTCCTATCACGATTTTACAAATTACTCCATTGATGGACAAATTCTCAGATGAATTATCTCATCGTGATGTCCTTGGCTCTCTGATGAATCTTGGTATTGAACGTGAGATGACCGGAGATATCATCATGAAAGCATCATCCAGAAGCGGCATCCGAAACACAGCCTATGTCTTCTGTGTGTCTTCTATCGCTGACTATATTTCCGAGAATCTGACCCGCATTAAACATACATCCGTGCGCTGTATCCCATGTCCGGACTCAGATCTACCTGACATCACCTCTACTCTTGAAGAATGTCAATGCATCGCTGCATCCGAGCGAATCGACGCTGTGATTGCAGCTGTTACCAAGTTATCCAGAAGCCAGACCGTTATCCTGTTTCGGGAGAAAAAAGTCTTTCTCAACAACCGTGTTCTTGAAAATAACAGTTACACACTAAAACCGGACGACACTTTCTCCATCCGCGGCTACGGCAAATTCATCTATAAAGGCTGTGGCAAAGAGACACGGAAAGGACGCATCTACATCACTCTGGAAAGATATGTGTAG
- a CDS encoding DUF6034 family protein, which yields MRQKLWRKKKFVVMAAAFACIAALSACGKKDTDYNVDVGNGDGGSVQSKYSIPESCDTTFDAGSTGLKEIRLTDSDITVPNTGAMYVAPVKMKEIDPEYRKNLVEKLFDTDKGVYVYYDMENMDKLSKEDIQEYIDLYEQQKKADPSNAANYDSDIDRMNRLLQTTSKQRENAGDYSADEYMGTVGDLEYRISFPQEGENDTLFRIKEDLLQYRPMEGATGVFTSSLEEYNTGLGDEYGELESDINECSLSVDEARQIAEEFLSKIGGSDVILQSESDLCWLYRNDGSSDQNLPTVVDGYSFEYIRSVMDQPVSDVAVWTADNLRQANGFVNVPIEKYTIQVDANGVLDALWNSYLEADGSAQVVELLSFDEMLKKANESIAAYYTKYPTAYKQIAFNDITLSYYLKQKEDGSGFEYVPAWILAEYEDPADHELPEQVVILDARDGSAIDLMKLAEAVGGISGATD from the coding sequence ATGAGACAGAAGTTATGGAGAAAGAAAAAGTTTGTGGTAATGGCAGCGGCATTTGCATGTATTGCAGCCTTGTCCGCGTGTGGAAAAAAGGATACCGATTATAATGTGGATGTAGGTAATGGAGATGGCGGAAGCGTTCAGAGTAAATATAGTATTCCGGAATCGTGTGATACCACATTTGACGCAGGATCGACCGGGCTTAAAGAGATCCGGTTGACAGATTCGGATATTACTGTGCCGAATACCGGTGCAATGTATGTAGCTCCGGTAAAGATGAAAGAGATCGATCCGGAATATCGAAAAAATCTGGTAGAAAAGTTATTTGACACAGATAAGGGTGTCTATGTCTATTATGATATGGAGAATATGGACAAGCTGTCAAAGGAGGATATTCAGGAATATATCGATCTGTACGAGCAGCAGAAAAAGGCAGATCCGTCAAATGCAGCGAATTATGATTCGGATATTGACCGTATGAACCGTTTGCTGCAAACGACATCAAAGCAGAGAGAAAATGCGGGAGATTATTCCGCAGATGAATATATGGGGACAGTTGGTGATCTGGAATACAGAATAAGTTTTCCTCAGGAAGGGGAAAATGATACTCTTTTTCGGATAAAGGAAGATCTTCTGCAGTATCGTCCGATGGAAGGTGCGACCGGTGTATTCACATCCAGCCTGGAAGAATACAATACCGGCTTGGGTGATGAATATGGAGAGTTGGAATCGGATATTAATGAATGTTCACTGTCGGTAGATGAGGCAAGGCAGATTGCTGAAGAATTTCTGTCAAAGATTGGCGGATCGGATGTGATTTTACAGAGTGAATCGGATCTGTGCTGGCTGTATCGGAACGATGGTTCGTCTGACCAGAATCTGCCGACGGTTGTAGATGGATATTCATTTGAATACATAAGATCGGTTATGGATCAGCCAGTGTCGGATGTAGCAGTCTGGACTGCTGATAATCTTCGTCAGGCAAATGGATTTGTGAATGTTCCGATCGAGAAATATACGATTCAGGTAGATGCAAATGGTGTGCTCGATGCTCTATGGAACAGTTATCTGGAAGCCGATGGTAGTGCGCAGGTGGTGGAGTTGTTATCCTTTGATGAGATGCTTAAGAAAGCAAATGAGTCGATAGCAGCGTATTATACCAAATATCCGACAGCATATAAGCAGATTGCATTTAACGATATTACGTTGTCTTACTATCTGAAACAGAAGGAAGATGGAAGCGGATTTGAATATGTTCCGGCTTGGATTCTTGCGGAATACGAAGACCCTGCAGATCACGAACTTCCGGAGCAGGTTGTAATTCTGGATGCCAGAGATGGCTCTGCCATCGACCTGATGAAGCTCGCCGAAGCAGTTGGTGGCATTTCCGGTGCAACCGACTGA
- a CDS encoding AAA family ATPase — protein MRRKIKNDILNFLNQDAKKKALLVTGARQIGKTYIIRECIKETTASFVEINFIENKEAKKLFSDFKNTRDFLLRLSAFTEGELIKGETIIFLDEVQECKEIVTAIKFLVEEGNYKYVLSGSLLGVELKDIRSIPVGYLQVIEMYPMDFEEFCMANNVSQRILDSLKDCFINKKVVDEVVHEKMLELFRLYLIVGGMPEVVKQYIDTNNLQNVIDLQSQIIMQYKKDIAKYDPESKLYLEDIFDLIPSELNNKNKRFIMKNLNENFKLSRYENSFIWLKDAGVALPVFCISEPMLPLLISKSTNLFKLFLADVGLLTAMYANGIQKKMLMNELNINYGAIYENVVAQELKCHGFNLFYYNNNRSGELDFIIEYEDCVLPIEIKSGKDYERHVALNNCMKNPRYNIHEAFVFCNGNVNKKDNIIYYPIYMVTFLNKEKKLGDMLYKLDLSALIE, from the coding sequence ATGAGAAGAAAAATAAAAAATGATATTTTGAATTTTTTGAATCAGGATGCAAAAAAGAAGGCTTTGCTTGTTACTGGAGCCAGACAGATCGGTAAAACATATATAATTAGAGAATGTATAAAGGAAACCACAGCTTCTTTTGTTGAAATCAATTTTATTGAGAATAAAGAGGCAAAAAAATTATTTTCGGATTTTAAAAATACACGCGATTTTTTGCTCAGATTATCGGCATTTACAGAAGGTGAATTAATAAAAGGTGAAACGATTATTTTTTTGGATGAGGTACAGGAGTGTAAGGAGATAGTTACGGCGATAAAATTTTTGGTTGAAGAAGGAAATTATAAATATGTATTAAGTGGTTCTCTTCTTGGTGTTGAATTAAAGGATATTCGATCAATTCCTGTCGGATATTTGCAGGTTATAGAAATGTATCCTATGGATTTTGAAGAGTTCTGTATGGCAAACAATGTGAGCCAACGGATATTGGACTCATTAAAGGATTGCTTTATAAACAAAAAAGTCGTAGATGAAGTTGTACATGAAAAAATGTTGGAATTATTTCGCTTATATTTGATCGTTGGCGGAATGCCAGAGGTGGTTAAGCAATATATTGATACAAATAATCTTCAGAATGTTATTGATTTGCAAAGCCAGATTATAATGCAATATAAAAAAGATATTGCTAAGTATGATCCGGAAAGCAAGTTATATTTGGAAGACATATTTGATCTGATTCCAAGTGAATTGAACAATAAGAATAAACGATTTATTATGAAAAATCTTAATGAAAATTTTAAGCTTTCCAGATATGAGAATAGTTTTATATGGCTGAAGGATGCAGGGGTTGCGCTTCCGGTATTTTGTATATCGGAACCCATGTTACCGTTGCTTATATCCAAATCGACTAATTTATTTAAGTTGTTTCTTGCAGATGTAGGACTTCTTACAGCCATGTATGCAAATGGAATTCAAAAGAAAATGTTGATGAATGAGCTCAATATAAATTATGGTGCAATATATGAAAATGTTGTTGCACAGGAGTTAAAATGTCATGGATTTAATTTGTTTTATTATAACAATAATCGATCTGGAGAATTAGATTTTATTATCGAATATGAAGATTGCGTATTGCCTATTGAGATAAAATCAGGAAAAGATTATGAAAGACATGTGGCTCTTAATAATTGCATGAAAAATCCTAGATATAATATTCATGAGGCGTTTGTTTTCTGTAATGGTAATGTAAATAAAAAAGACAATATTATATATTATCCTATTTATATGGTAACATTTTTGAATAAGGAAAAAAAACTGGGAGATATGCTATATAAGCTTGATCTAAGCGCATTAATAGAATAA
- the spoIIID gene encoding sporulation transcriptional regulator SpoIIID — protein MRDYIEERAEEIGQYIVESGATVRQTAKKFGVSKSTVHKDVTERLVKINPFLAARIRVVLDVNKAERHIRGGMATKEKYLHEREEQEVQ, from the coding sequence TTGAGAGATTATATTGAAGAAAGAGCAGAAGAAATTGGACAATATATCGTGGAAAGCGGAGCGACTGTCCGGCAGACGGCAAAGAAATTCGGAGTAAGTAAAAGTACGGTACATAAAGATGTGACGGAACGGCTGGTGAAGATCAATCCATTTCTGGCGGCAAGGATCCGGGTCGTTTTGGATGTGAATAAAGCAGAGCGGCACATCAGGGGAGGAATGGCAACGAAAGAGAAATATCTGCATGAACGGGAAGAACAAGAGGTGCAATGA
- a CDS encoding DNA repair exonuclease encodes MRFIHIADVHLGAVPDKDKSWSKERADEIESTFDRLLTVAEERKVELLLIAGDLFHAPPSLQELKSLDYKLSKLTNTRTVMIAGNHDYIGKGSPAESYEFTSNTVLMPADTFSNAYLDDINVCVTGFSFGQVEYTEDVYADIMPQMKDAINILLAHGGDEKHIPINFRRMAEAGFDYCALGHIHKPKHIVKNKMAYPGSLEPLDRTETGRHGFIYGQIKDGETKIRWEPFNCRSYINLGFAVKPEYSGAKILDVLAKQMESMGTQNIYRIILSGHMANGLKLDFSGLMRNYRIYEIVDNTLCEYDLDKLYLDNEDNLLGQFIDRFAEADDEISKRALKYGVEAILATGDK; translated from the coding sequence ATGAGATTTATTCATATTGCGGACGTCCATCTGGGCGCCGTTCCTGACAAAGATAAAAGCTGGAGCAAAGAGCGGGCAGACGAGATCGAATCAACATTTGACCGCCTTTTGACTGTGGCAGAAGAAAGAAAAGTAGAATTGCTGCTGATCGCCGGTGATCTGTTCCATGCACCGCCATCTCTGCAGGAGTTGAAAAGTCTGGACTACAAGCTGTCAAAGCTTACAAATACAAGAACCGTTATGATTGCAGGAAATCATGATTATATCGGAAAAGGTTCACCGGCGGAGAGTTATGAATTTACATCAAATACAGTGTTGATGCCGGCAGATACTTTTAGTAATGCATATCTGGATGATATCAATGTCTGTGTGACCGGATTCAGTTTTGGACAGGTAGAATACACAGAGGATGTCTATGCAGATATCATGCCGCAGATGAAGGATGCGATTAATATTCTGCTGGCGCATGGCGGAGACGAGAAGCACATACCGATCAATTTCAGACGGATGGCAGAAGCAGGATTTGACTACTGTGCACTCGGACATATCCACAAGCCGAAGCATATCGTGAAGAACAAAATGGCATATCCTGGTTCGCTGGAGCCTCTTGATCGGACGGAAACCGGTCGACATGGTTTCATTTACGGACAGATCAAGGATGGCGAGACGAAGATCCGCTGGGAGCCATTTAACTGTCGGAGTTATATTAATCTTGGATTTGCCGTGAAACCGGAATACAGCGGAGCAAAGATTCTGGATGTTCTTGCAAAGCAGATGGAGAGTATGGGTACTCAGAACATTTATCGAATCATCCTGTCGGGTCACATGGCAAATGGATTGAAGCTGGATTTTTCCGGTCTGATGCGGAATTACAGGATCTATGAGATTGTAGACAATACGTTGTGCGAGTATGATCTGGATAAATTGTATCTGGATAATGAAGATAACCTTCTCGGACAGTTTATTGATCGATTTGCGGAAGCAGATGACGAGATCAGCAAACGTGCCCTGAAATACGGAGTAGAAGCAATACTTGCAACTGGAGATAAGTAA
- a CDS encoding MATE family efflux transporter — MGKSLNRRITPWSLLSFAAPSIIMMVFMSLYTIVDGIFVSRFVGSNALSSLNIVYPVVNVAIAIAMMLASGGNAIISKYLGEENKKRACESLTQFVTVCILVSLVIVVISQVFLTEISRLLGSNEVLLADCKSYLGMVSLFIPACMLQTLFQMYLVTAGRPTMGLLLMIGAGIVNAVLDYVLIVICDMGVAGAALATGIGQCIPAIAGLVFFMFSKGELRFTGFKLSLRELGHACYNGSSEMVSELSNSVVTVLFNLVLMRLAGEAGVAAISILLYGQFLFNAFYLGFTIGISPIVGFQYGAKDKKKLRSIYKIAFLFVAVSAVILTVIAEVLATWIITVFTHDPATFELAEIGFKIFAINFLFSGLNITSSGFFTALSNGKVSAIISFSRTFIFTVLSLLILPHFLKIYGAWLAVPIAEAVTLLVTVPFHKVYFIGKGEKNYLRG; from the coding sequence ATGGGTAAATCATTAAATCGTCGCATTACGCCATGGTCGCTGCTGAGTTTTGCGGCACCGTCAATCATCATGATGGTATTTATGTCGTTGTATACAATCGTGGATGGTATCTTTGTATCCCGATTTGTCGGAAGTAATGCATTATCATCGTTAAATATCGTATATCCCGTAGTAAATGTGGCAATCGCCATTGCCATGATGCTGGCATCGGGTGGAAATGCGATCATTAGCAAATATCTTGGAGAGGAAAATAAAAAGAGAGCATGTGAGAGCCTGACTCAGTTTGTCACGGTATGTATTCTGGTCAGTCTTGTGATCGTGGTGATCAGTCAGGTGTTCCTGACAGAGATATCCAGACTGCTGGGTTCCAATGAAGTGCTTCTGGCAGACTGTAAAAGTTATCTGGGAATGGTGAGCTTATTCATTCCTGCCTGTATGCTGCAAACGTTGTTTCAGATGTATCTGGTCACAGCGGGACGGCCAACGATGGGCTTGCTGCTTATGATCGGTGCAGGTATTGTAAATGCTGTTCTTGATTACGTATTGATCGTGATCTGTGATATGGGAGTTGCAGGTGCGGCACTTGCAACAGGAATCGGTCAGTGCATTCCCGCGATTGCCGGACTTGTATTTTTCATGTTCTCCAAAGGTGAGCTTCGGTTTACCGGATTCAAGCTTTCCTTGCGGGAGCTTGGACATGCCTGCTATAACGGTTCTTCAGAGATGGTATCAGAGCTTTCAAATTCTGTTGTAACGGTATTGTTCAATCTTGTTCTGATGCGGCTTGCAGGAGAAGCCGGAGTTGCGGCTATCTCAATTCTGCTGTATGGACAATTTTTATTCAATGCATTCTATTTGGGATTTACAATCGGGATCAGTCCGATCGTTGGGTTCCAGTATGGCGCAAAGGATAAGAAAAAACTTCGGAGTATTTATAAGATTGCGTTCCTTTTTGTGGCGGTATCGGCGGTTATTCTGACGGTTATTGCAGAGGTGCTTGCGACCTGGATCATTACGGTATTCACACATGACCCGGCAACATTTGAACTGGCGGAGATCGGATTCAAGATTTTTGCGATCAATTTCCTGTTCAGCGGGTTGAATATTACATCCTCCGGCTTCTTCACTGCCCTTTCAAATGGTAAGGTGTCGGCGATCATTTCATTCAGCCGGACATTTATCTTTACGGTGTTAAGTCTTCTGATCCTGCCGCATTTCCTTAAGATCTATGGAGCGTGGCTGGCTGTACCGATCGCGGAAGCGGTGACGCTTCTTGTGACTGTGCCGTTTCATAAGGTGTATTTTATTGGCAAGGGGGAGAAGAATTATTTGAGAGGATAG
- a CDS encoding MerR family transcriptional regulator: MNKKIYMTTGEFARIMRITKETLFHYDEIGLFQPELTQPNGYRYYSIYQTEILDTILLLKDLGMPLKEIKQQLANRDPAKMLHILEEREHQINTEIAKLRSMEKWISQQKSKIHFAMQIDPTAIFIADFPERYYLYAEAPTATDAELYRKTDDLINLLLTVGSTFKNDYDMAYFQHASHIESDKYAVYDNVALLLDNKPYGLPVHTLPAGKYLTAYHTGHWDTIGDTYDRLMTFKHEHNIHTSSEYLEHNVIDSFTAEDPQDYITEITVAIEA; this comes from the coding sequence ATGAATAAAAAGATATATATGACGACCGGCGAGTTCGCCAGGATCATGCGAATAACAAAAGAAACCCTGTTTCATTATGATGAGATCGGTTTATTTCAGCCGGAGCTCACCCAGCCAAATGGTTACCGCTATTATTCGATCTATCAGACTGAGATTCTTGACACCATCCTTCTATTAAAAGACCTAGGTATGCCGTTAAAAGAGATCAAACAGCAGCTTGCCAACCGTGATCCGGCAAAGATGCTCCATATATTAGAAGAACGTGAACATCAGATCAATACAGAGATTGCCAAATTACGCTCCATGGAAAAATGGATCTCGCAGCAAAAGAGCAAGATCCATTTCGCTATGCAGATCGATCCGACAGCCATCTTTATTGCTGACTTCCCGGAACGCTACTATCTCTATGCAGAAGCACCAACCGCTACAGATGCTGAACTGTATCGAAAAACCGATGACCTGATCAATCTTCTGCTAACGGTCGGTTCTACTTTTAAAAATGATTATGATATGGCATATTTCCAGCATGCTTCCCATATCGAATCAGATAAGTACGCTGTCTATGATAATGTCGCCCTGTTGTTAGATAACAAGCCTTACGGGCTTCCTGTCCATACCTTGCCTGCAGGAAAATATCTCACCGCCTACCACACCGGTCACTGGGATACGATCGGCGATACTTACGACCGCCTGATGACCTTTAAACATGAGCACAACATACATACTTCCTCTGAATATCTGGAGCACAATGTTATAGACAGCTTCACTGCCGAAGACCCGCAAGACTACATTACCGAGATCACTGTAGCCATAGAAGCATGA
- a CDS encoding arginase family protein, translating to MNNKPKNYILDFTHVYCDENMKNNSQFHWIDCSDINGCDLYCSDEAAAEIQKRIMPYGTKGIHFIDSGNFHYITKITTDQIKQPFSLVVFDHHTDMQQPLVNEMMSCGDWAGLVLDQNPNLKQLILIGPDATDISQIDAIRKDRLLTFSAEELKNGTAQRKSTDILSGVPFYISIDKDVLSTRFTETNWNQGNMTLDMLEHLLGIILSRETICGIDICGECQPDLPLPEYMEAEEKNERINHELADFIRSHISTYIPSASHSR from the coding sequence ATGAACAACAAACCAAAAAACTACATTCTGGATTTTACACATGTATACTGTGATGAAAATATGAAGAACAACTCGCAGTTTCACTGGATCGACTGCTCTGACATCAATGGCTGTGATCTGTATTGTTCAGATGAAGCTGCTGCCGAGATTCAGAAACGAATCATGCCGTATGGCACTAAAGGTATTCATTTTATTGATTCCGGAAATTTTCATTATATAACAAAGATAACCACCGACCAGATCAAACAACCATTCTCGCTCGTAGTATTCGACCACCATACAGATATGCAGCAGCCACTCGTTAACGAAATGATGAGCTGTGGCGATTGGGCGGGTCTTGTTCTGGATCAGAATCCGAATCTGAAGCAGTTAATTCTGATCGGACCGGATGCAACCGATATTTCTCAGATTGATGCGATACGCAAAGATCGCCTTCTGACTTTTTCCGCTGAAGAATTAAAAAATGGAACTGCCCAAAGGAAATCAACTGACATCCTTTCAGGTGTTCCATTTTATATTTCTATTGATAAAGATGTTCTCTCCACTCGTTTCACGGAAACCAACTGGAATCAGGGTAACATGACGCTTGACATGTTGGAACATCTGCTTGGCATTATCTTAAGCCGTGAAACCATATGCGGCATCGACATCTGCGGTGAATGTCAGCCGGATCTGCCACTACCGGAATATATGGAAGCCGAAGAAAAGAACGAACGGATAAATCATGAATTGGCGGACTTCATCCGATCGCATATTTCTACTTATATCCCATCCGCTTCTCATAGTCGATGA
- a CDS encoding GHKL domain-containing protein — protein MTSVYLVLMQVIAKIFIHVVFAEHGWLEKMKGRPAVPIEMYRIILSNLLVCLFIKIYILIYKFLLNRYNNRFQKIETKKLFIEADRLDHHLYFSDWLEAVLIPCMSMVVIGTFFMDNTRCRIVWMTMAVYSINLMAQDLYMRTRNERSSTVFVWNIQRQAEQYRAYCHSLGEAWERNRRFRHDLKKQYMLERIYLERGEYEKLEQEYDRVIQITSSREVISGHVMTDAILSCKRSEADQRQIGLTVETSIPTDLAISDYHLNMLLGNILDNAIRHTGLGGQIWIKMVYDRQNLLIHCKNTVDECENRSTDSGSSDGCGESFVPGIKNGVANSEMHGIGLHIMREIVAYYNGTMDIKRTNCEYIVMIILELTYQKLH, from the coding sequence TTGACCTCGGTTTATCTTGTATTAATGCAGGTTATTGCAAAGATATTCATCCATGTTGTATTTGCAGAACATGGATGGCTTGAAAAGATGAAGGGAAGACCGGCTGTCCCGATAGAGATGTATCGCATTATTCTTTCAAATTTGCTGGTGTGTCTGTTTATAAAGATCTATATTCTAATCTACAAATTCTTACTTAATCGATATAATAACAGATTTCAAAAAATTGAAACAAAAAAATTATTTATAGAAGCAGATCGTCTGGATCATCATCTGTATTTTTCTGATTGGCTGGAGGCTGTGTTGATCCCATGTATGTCCATGGTGGTTATAGGAACTTTTTTTATGGATAATACAAGGTGTCGGATAGTCTGGATGACCATGGCTGTCTACAGTATTAATTTGATGGCGCAGGATCTCTATATGAGAACAAGAAATGAGAGAAGTTCGACAGTATTTGTCTGGAATATTCAGAGACAGGCAGAACAGTATCGTGCTTATTGTCATTCGCTTGGAGAAGCTTGGGAAAGAAACAGGCGTTTTCGGCATGATCTGAAGAAGCAGTATATGTTAGAACGGATTTATCTGGAACGGGGCGAATATGAAAAGCTAGAACAGGAATATGACCGCGTGATCCAGATCACTTCGTCGCGTGAGGTTATAAGTGGTCATGTTATGACAGATGCCATTCTTTCCTGTAAGCGTTCGGAAGCGGATCAGCGGCAGATCGGACTTACGGTGGAGACTTCAATACCGACAGATCTTGCAATCAGTGACTATCATCTGAATATGCTGCTTGGAAATATACTGGATAATGCGATTCGTCATACCGGACTAGGAGGACAGATTTGGATCAAGATGGTTTATGATCGGCAAAATCTTCTGATCCATTGTAAAAATACCGTGGATGAATGTGAAAACAGATCAACAGATTCCGGATCTTCTGACGGATGTGGAGAGTCGTTTGTTCCGGGTATAAAAAATGGAGTGGCAAATTCTGAAATGCATGGAATCGGACTGCATATCATGAGGGAAATTGTTGCTTATTATAATGGAACGATGGATATAAAAAGGACGAATTGCGAGTACATAGTAATGATAATTTTGGAGCTTACTTACCAAAAGTTACATTGA